From Hermetia illucens chromosome 6, iHerIll2.2.curated.20191125, whole genome shotgun sequence, one genomic window encodes:
- the LOC119659584 gene encoding odorant receptor 33b-like isoform X1, with protein MSSKNPIVLFGPKNSLKNKVESIRAFEIVYFTLKFQGLVITEDCRLRHKIHVVANYIFTNIFYYASFIIELFFVKNLRQLLENIPMNICVTACSVKFLVILRLRPSLIEMNEQLKHLDSRPMTDKQKDKLRKEINFCRLTSLMVAVFFLGVNLTHALAAALSHGKKLGFETWFPYDWSKNAFRYWVSLFIQTVFQLQLGLEDVANDFIGVLYLNVLSAHLQIIMERFANIHYDPEKMEEESFQDFVQCVEDHRIVMGLFEIIQKTLSFTIFIQFITSILVFSTTGLIYLRFSPSLTETAAVFLFMVAEITEIYPSCYYSNKFMEKTDQMVFMLYSSNWMDLSPKFRKHLIIFMQMTQERKIILAGKQIPVTLATFMSCFAGPNEVHGTDRYIIFFKRIEPLFHVF; from the exons ATGTCCTCAAAAAATCCAATAGTGTTATTCGGCccgaaaaattctttgaaaaacaaAGTTGAAAGTATTCGGGCTTTTGAAATCGTTTATTTTACTTTGAAGTTCCAAGGATTGGTTATAACCGAAGACTGTCGCCTGCGACATAAAATACATGTTGTTGCCAATTATATTTTCACCAATATTTTCTACTACGCCTCGTTCATCATCGAACTGTTCTTCGTTAAAAATTTGAGGCAATTACTGGAAAATATTCCTATGAACATTTGTGTGACAGCCTGCTCCGTCAAGTTCCTTGTAATTCTGAGACTAAGACCCAGCCTCATCGAAATGAATGAACAACTGAAGCATCTGGACAGCCGGCCTATGACGGATAAGCAAAAGGATAAATTGAGGAAGGAAATCAACTTTTGCAGGTTGACTTCGTTGATGGTGGCCGTGTTCTTCCTGGGGGTGAATTTAACGCATGCCCTTGCTGCGGCCCTCTCGCATGGCAAGAAACTTGGTTTTGAAACTTGGTTCCCATATGATTGGAGTAAGAATGCCTTCCGCTATTGGGTTTCGTTGTTTATCCAGACCGTATTTCAACTACAATTAGGACTGGAAGATGTAGCAAATGATTTTATTGGGGTGTTGTATCTGAATGTGTTGAGCGCCCATTTACAGATAATAATGGAACGGTTTGCAAATATTCATTATGATCCTGAGAAAATGGAGGAAGAAAGCTTTCAGGACTTCGTACAATGTGTAGAGGATCATCGAATTGTAATGGG ACTCTTCGAAATAATACAGAAAACTCTCTCTTTtacaattttcattcaattcatcACATCTATTCTCGTATTTTCAACTACGGGTTTAATATATCTAAGATTCTCACCATCATTAACCGAAACTGCGGCTGTATTCTTATTCATGGTGGCGGAAATTACAGAAATCTATCCATCTTGTTACTATTCAAACAAGTTTATGGAAAAAACGGATCAGATGGTTTTCATGCTCTACTCGTCAAATTGGATGGACTTATCACCAAAATTCCGTAAACATCTTATTATATTCATGCAGATGACGCAGGAAAGGAAAATTATATTGGCTGGAAAACAGATACCAGTAACTTTGGCTACTTTCATGTCG tGCTTTGCTGGTCCAAACGAGGTGCACGGAACTGACAGATacataatattttttaagaGAATTGAGCCACTTTTTCACGTTTTCTGA
- the LOC119659584 gene encoding odorant receptor 33b-like isoform X3 produces the protein MSSKNPIVLFGPKNSLKNKVESIRAFEIVYFTLKFQGLVITEDCRLRHKIHVVANYIFTNIFYYASFIIELFFVKNLRQLLENIPMNICVTACSVKFLVILRLRPSLIEMNEQLKHLDSRPMTDKQKDKLRKEINFCRLTSLMVAVFFLGVNLTHALAAALSHGKKLGFETWFPYDWSKNAFRYWVSLFIQTVFQLQLGLEDVANDFIGVLYLNVLSAHLQIIMERFANIHYDPEKMEEESFQDFVQCVEDHRIVMGLFEIIQKTLSFTIFIQFITSILVFSTTGLIYLRFSPSLTETAAVFLFMVAEITEIYPSCYYSNKFMEKTDQMVFMLYSSNWMDLSPKFRKHLIIFMQMTQERKIILAGKQIPVTLATFMSVMKAMYTVLMILNPSE, from the exons ATGTCCTCAAAAAATCCAATAGTGTTATTCGGCccgaaaaattctttgaaaaacaaAGTTGAAAGTATTCGGGCTTTTGAAATCGTTTATTTTACTTTGAAGTTCCAAGGATTGGTTATAACCGAAGACTGTCGCCTGCGACATAAAATACATGTTGTTGCCAATTATATTTTCACCAATATTTTCTACTACGCCTCGTTCATCATCGAACTGTTCTTCGTTAAAAATTTGAGGCAATTACTGGAAAATATTCCTATGAACATTTGTGTGACAGCCTGCTCCGTCAAGTTCCTTGTAATTCTGAGACTAAGACCCAGCCTCATCGAAATGAATGAACAACTGAAGCATCTGGACAGCCGGCCTATGACGGATAAGCAAAAGGATAAATTGAGGAAGGAAATCAACTTTTGCAGGTTGACTTCGTTGATGGTGGCCGTGTTCTTCCTGGGGGTGAATTTAACGCATGCCCTTGCTGCGGCCCTCTCGCATGGCAAGAAACTTGGTTTTGAAACTTGGTTCCCATATGATTGGAGTAAGAATGCCTTCCGCTATTGGGTTTCGTTGTTTATCCAGACCGTATTTCAACTACAATTAGGACTGGAAGATGTAGCAAATGATTTTATTGGGGTGTTGTATCTGAATGTGTTGAGCGCCCATTTACAGATAATAATGGAACGGTTTGCAAATATTCATTATGATCCTGAGAAAATGGAGGAAGAAAGCTTTCAGGACTTCGTACAATGTGTAGAGGATCATCGAATTGTAATGGG ACTCTTCGAAATAATACAGAAAACTCTCTCTTTtacaattttcattcaattcatcACATCTATTCTCGTATTTTCAACTACGGGTTTAATATATCTAAGATTCTCACCATCATTAACCGAAACTGCGGCTGTATTCTTATTCATGGTGGCGGAAATTACAGAAATCTATCCATCTTGTTACTATTCAAACAAGTTTATGGAAAAAACGGATCAGATGGTTTTCATGCTCTACTCGTCAAATTGGATGGACTTATCACCAAAATTCCGTAAACATCTTATTATATTCATGCAGATGACGCAGGAAAGGAAAATTATATTGGCTGGAAAACAGATACCAGTAACTTTGGCTACTTTCATGTCG GTAATGAAGGCTATGTACACAGTGTTAATGATCCTGAACCCATCAGAGTGA
- the LOC119659584 gene encoding odorant receptor 33b-like isoform X2, with translation MSSKNPIVLFGPKNSLKNKVESIRAFEIVYFTLKFQGLVITEDCRLRHKIHVVANYIFTNIFYYASFIIELFFVKNLRQLLENIPMNICVTACSVKFLVILRLRPSLIEMNEQLKHLDSRPMTDKQKDKLRKEINFCRLTSLMVAVFFLGVNLTHALAAALSHGKKLGFETWFPYDWSKNAFRYWVSLFIQTVFQLQLGLEDVANDFIGVLYLNVLSAHLQIIMERFANIHYDPEKMEEESFQDFVQCVEDHRIVMGLFEIIQKTLSFTIFIQFITSILVFSTTGLIYLRFSPSLTETAAVFLFMVAEITEIYPSCYYSNKFMEKTDQMVFMLYSSNWMDLSPKFRKHLIIFMQMTQERKIILAGKQIPVTLATFMSVIKAMYTALTIMNPSD, from the exons ATGTCCTCAAAAAATCCAATAGTGTTATTCGGCccgaaaaattctttgaaaaacaaAGTTGAAAGTATTCGGGCTTTTGAAATCGTTTATTTTACTTTGAAGTTCCAAGGATTGGTTATAACCGAAGACTGTCGCCTGCGACATAAAATACATGTTGTTGCCAATTATATTTTCACCAATATTTTCTACTACGCCTCGTTCATCATCGAACTGTTCTTCGTTAAAAATTTGAGGCAATTACTGGAAAATATTCCTATGAACATTTGTGTGACAGCCTGCTCCGTCAAGTTCCTTGTAATTCTGAGACTAAGACCCAGCCTCATCGAAATGAATGAACAACTGAAGCATCTGGACAGCCGGCCTATGACGGATAAGCAAAAGGATAAATTGAGGAAGGAAATCAACTTTTGCAGGTTGACTTCGTTGATGGTGGCCGTGTTCTTCCTGGGGGTGAATTTAACGCATGCCCTTGCTGCGGCCCTCTCGCATGGCAAGAAACTTGGTTTTGAAACTTGGTTCCCATATGATTGGAGTAAGAATGCCTTCCGCTATTGGGTTTCGTTGTTTATCCAGACCGTATTTCAACTACAATTAGGACTGGAAGATGTAGCAAATGATTTTATTGGGGTGTTGTATCTGAATGTGTTGAGCGCCCATTTACAGATAATAATGGAACGGTTTGCAAATATTCATTATGATCCTGAGAAAATGGAGGAAGAAAGCTTTCAGGACTTCGTACAATGTGTAGAGGATCATCGAATTGTAATGGG ACTCTTCGAAATAATACAGAAAACTCTCTCTTTtacaattttcattcaattcatcACATCTATTCTCGTATTTTCAACTACGGGTTTAATATATCTAAGATTCTCACCATCATTAACCGAAACTGCGGCTGTATTCTTATTCATGGTGGCGGAAATTACAGAAATCTATCCATCTTGTTACTATTCAAACAAGTTTATGGAAAAAACGGATCAGATGGTTTTCATGCTCTACTCGTCAAATTGGATGGACTTATCACCAAAATTCCGTAAACATCTTATTATATTCATGCAGATGACGCAGGAAAGGAAAATTATATTGGCTGGAAAACAGATACCAGTAACTTTGGCTACTTTCATGTCG GTAATAAAGGCTATGTACACGGCATTAACGATCATGAACCCATCCGACTGA